In Trichocoleus desertorum NBK24, the following are encoded in one genomic region:
- a CDS encoding folate-binding protein YgfZ has protein sequence MTQDLHQLQVAAGATFEEIGQATVPVSFGNDSAALEAAQAGVALCDRSHWGRIQISDADRQTFLHNQSTNDIKRLQPGQGCDTVFVTSTARTLDLASVYVTEETILLLVSPNRCQSLLDFLDRYIFFADRVKLTNLTAATTTFSVLGPQSDALLDKLGAGELVGQPYGNHALLSLGDSEVRVAVGSGLATPGYTLFVAAEAAASLWQQLVVLGTVPLGDRVWEQLRIQQGRPVPDHELTEDYNPLEAGLWPTISFSKGCYIGQETIARLDTYKGVKQKLWGLRLSEPVAAGSIITLGDDKVGVLTSSTTIAQEAVGLGYIRTKAGGAGLQVQVGTAQGEVVPVPFLTHERQ, from the coding sequence ATGACTCAAGATTTACATCAACTTCAAGTGGCTGCTGGGGCTACGTTTGAAGAAATCGGTCAAGCCACCGTTCCTGTGAGCTTTGGTAATGATAGCGCTGCGCTTGAGGCTGCTCAGGCAGGAGTAGCACTGTGCGATCGCTCCCACTGGGGCCGCATTCAGATTTCCGATGCCGATCGGCAAACCTTCTTGCACAACCAAAGCACCAACGACATCAAGCGCTTGCAACCAGGCCAAGGCTGCGACACTGTATTTGTCACTTCAACGGCGCGCACCCTGGATCTCGCGAGTGTCTATGTCACGGAAGAAACGATTCTTTTACTGGTTTCCCCTAATCGCTGCCAGAGCTTGCTGGATTTTCTCGATCGCTACATCTTTTTTGCTGATCGCGTCAAGCTCACGAATCTAACGGCAGCAACTACAACCTTTAGTGTACTTGGCCCTCAGAGCGATGCTCTACTGGATAAACTGGGAGCAGGCGAGCTGGTCGGTCAACCCTACGGCAATCATGCTCTGTTGTCCCTAGGAGACAGTGAAGTTCGAGTGGCGGTGGGGAGTGGTTTAGCAACACCGGGTTATACCCTATTTGTCGCGGCTGAGGCGGCTGCGAGCTTGTGGCAGCAGTTGGTGGTTCTAGGGACAGTGCCGTTGGGCGATCGCGTCTGGGAGCAACTACGAATTCAGCAAGGCCGTCCAGTCCCAGACCACGAACTCACAGAAGACTACAACCCGTTAGAAGCAGGTTTGTGGCCCACTATTTCGTTTAGTAAAGGTTGTTACATCGGCCAAGAAACGATCGCACGTCTGGATACCTATAAAGGAGTTAAGCAAAAACTTTGGGGTCTGCGTCTCAGTGAGCCTGTGGCGGCAGGGAGCATCATTACCTTAGGAGACGACAAAGTAGGCGTTCTCACCAGTTCCACAACCATTGCTCAAGAAGCGGTTGGGCTTGGCTACATTAGAACCAAAGCGGGGGGTGCGGGGTTGCAAGTTCAAGTAGGTACGGCCCAAGGGGAAGTTGTCCCTGTACCTTTTTTGACCCATGAACGACAATAG
- a CDS encoding tetratricopeptide repeat protein codes for MPNPSPQSMMLSLCMIVKNEEATLPSCLKSVQGVVDEMVVLDTGSSDRTPEIAKSFGAKVHFFEWSNDFSAARNESLKYVQGDWILVLDADERLAPGIVPALRQTIGSEQPYLLISLVRQEIGAEQSPYSLVSRLFRNHPDISFVRPYHAMVDESVSLIQSMEPHWQVGYLPEVAILHEGYQASAIAGRDKFTKARTAMESFLKHHPSDPYVCSKLGALYVQMNEVPQGIELLKRGLKSTAADASVLYELHYHLGIAYSRLQQWAKAEQHYQLALQQSIMPKLKLGAYNNLGNLLKAKGDLVGAKGVYEATLKIDSTFAPGYYNLGMTLKALGDLPHAIAAYREALFLQPNYADAHQNLGVALLKIGQVSESLKSFQQAIALHQQNNNPFEAQRLRQGLKEMGFEL; via the coding sequence GTGCCTAACCCTTCCCCTCAATCTATGATGCTGAGCCTCTGCATGATCGTGAAAAATGAGGAAGCAACTTTGCCGAGCTGCTTAAAAAGCGTGCAAGGTGTCGTTGATGAAATGGTGGTCTTAGACACAGGCTCCAGCGATCGCACCCCAGAAATTGCTAAGAGTTTTGGGGCTAAGGTACATTTTTTTGAGTGGAGCAATGACTTTTCGGCGGCTCGCAATGAATCCCTCAAGTATGTCCAAGGCGATTGGATTTTGGTGTTAGATGCGGATGAGCGTTTAGCACCTGGTATTGTGCCCGCGCTGCGTCAAACCATTGGTAGCGAGCAACCTTATTTATTGATCAGCTTGGTACGCCAAGAAATTGGTGCGGAACAATCTCCTTATTCGCTGGTTTCTCGTCTCTTTCGTAATCATCCTGACATCAGTTTTGTGCGGCCCTACCACGCAATGGTGGATGAAAGTGTATCCCTAATTCAGAGTATGGAACCGCATTGGCAAGTGGGCTATTTGCCAGAGGTAGCAATTTTGCACGAAGGATACCAAGCCAGTGCGATCGCCGGACGAGACAAATTCACCAAAGCCAGAACGGCAATGGAGAGTTTTCTCAAACATCATCCTAGTGATCCGTATGTGTGCAGCAAATTAGGGGCGCTGTATGTGCAAATGAATGAGGTGCCTCAAGGCATTGAGTTGCTAAAGCGAGGTCTGAAATCAACTGCTGCTGATGCTTCTGTGTTGTACGAATTGCACTATCACTTAGGCATCGCTTACAGTCGCCTGCAACAATGGGCAAAAGCCGAGCAGCACTACCAACTGGCTTTGCAACAATCGATTATGCCGAAGCTAAAACTCGGTGCCTACAACAATTTGGGCAATCTCCTGAAGGCAAAAGGAGATCTGGTGGGAGCCAAAGGAGTCTATGAAGCAACCCTCAAAATCGACTCTACGTTTGCACCGGGTTACTACAATCTAGGCATGACTCTTAAAGCGCTAGGAGATCTCCCCCACGCGATCGCCGCCTATCGAGAAGCGCTGTTTTTGCAACCTAACTACGCCGATGCCCACCAAAATTTAGGCGTAGCCCTGTTGAAAATCGGTCAGGTATCGGAAAGTTTGAAGTCATTTCAGCAAGCGATCGCCCTGCATCAGCAAAACAACAATCCTTTCGAAGCACAAAGATTACGCCAGGGGTTGAAGGAGATGGGATTTGAGCTGTAA
- a CDS encoding sugar kinase — MAKRGLFVGMVTLDMVYLAAAPPTNNQKLVASDYTVSTGGPATNAAVAFSALGNQATVLGVVGSHPITHLIRADLDSCGVAIADLAPDRTEPPPVSSIITTEATGERAVVSINASKIQMSPDRIPPDILQDVEVVLIDGHQMAVGAAIAQQAKAHNIPVVVDGGSWKPGFEQVLALSDYAICSANFHLPDCSNSAAVFAALINLGIRHIAITQGDQPIQFYDNGERGAIAPPQVEVVDTLGAGDIFHGAFCHFILQTNFREALMAAAKVAAQSCTGFGTRHWLR; from the coding sequence ATGGCGAAGCGGGGATTGTTTGTGGGCATGGTGACTTTAGATATGGTGTATCTGGCTGCGGCACCGCCAACCAATAACCAAAAATTGGTGGCGTCAGACTACACGGTATCCACCGGAGGGCCAGCGACCAATGCGGCAGTGGCTTTTAGCGCTTTAGGCAATCAAGCTACTGTGCTGGGCGTGGTTGGTAGTCACCCGATCACCCATTTAATTCGAGCTGATTTGGATAGTTGTGGAGTCGCGATCGCTGACCTTGCCCCCGATCGCACCGAACCACCTCCGGTTTCCTCGATCATCACGACGGAAGCCACAGGAGAACGAGCCGTAGTGTCGATCAACGCCAGCAAAATCCAGATGTCTCCCGATCGGATTCCCCCAGATATTTTGCAGGATGTAGAGGTGGTGCTGATTGATGGGCATCAGATGGCAGTCGGAGCGGCAATCGCCCAACAAGCGAAAGCGCACAACATTCCAGTGGTGGTAGATGGTGGCAGTTGGAAACCAGGATTTGAGCAGGTGCTAGCGCTGAGCGACTATGCGATCTGTTCCGCCAACTTTCACCTTCCTGACTGCTCCAATTCAGCCGCCGTTTTTGCTGCTCTCATAAACTTAGGAATTCGACATATTGCGATTACCCAAGGCGACCAGCCCATTCAGTTCTATGACAATGGTGAGAGGGGGGCGATCGCTCCTCCTCAAGTGGAGGTGGTAGATACGTTAGGAGCTGGAGATATTTTTCACGGTGCGTTCTGCCACTTTATTCTACAAACCAATTTCAGGGAAGCATTGATGGCCGCTGCCAAGGTTGCAGCCCAATCCTGCACAGGGTTTGGAACTCGTCACTGGTTACGCTGA
- a CDS encoding ion transporter: MLLRQKVSFYLEDIETPIGILINLAIASLVLLSSGIFVADTYAIPDTVREQLNLVDSIILVIFAVEYVLRFWCAEQKAKYFFSLYSAIDLVAILPFFLGVTDVSFIRLLRWFRILRLVRFVEGTALFGRVSGEDSAIFTRILFTLFAIIFIYSGLIYQVEHPINSAGFRTFLDAFYFSVVTMTTVGFGDVTPISEMGRLLTVLMILTGIALIPWQIGDLIRRLVKTSTQVETQCSGCGLALHDPDAQFCKICGTSLKKT, translated from the coding sequence ATGCTTTTGCGTCAAAAAGTTTCTTTCTATCTAGAAGATATTGAAACGCCGATTGGCATCTTGATTAATTTGGCGATCGCCAGTTTAGTCTTACTCTCTTCAGGCATTTTTGTCGCAGACACTTATGCAATTCCTGATACCGTTCGGGAACAACTCAACCTAGTTGACTCTATTATTTTAGTTATTTTTGCAGTGGAGTATGTCTTACGTTTTTGGTGCGCTGAGCAAAAAGCTAAATACTTTTTCAGTCTCTATTCAGCTATAGATCTAGTTGCCATTCTGCCGTTTTTTCTAGGCGTTACAGATGTTAGCTTTATTCGATTATTGCGCTGGTTTCGGATTTTACGATTAGTCCGTTTTGTGGAAGGTACAGCTTTATTTGGTCGAGTGAGTGGTGAAGATAGCGCCATTTTTACTCGCATCTTATTCACCTTATTTGCCATCATCTTTATCTATTCAGGCTTGATCTACCAAGTGGAGCATCCCATCAACTCGGCAGGATTTAGAACGTTCTTGGATGCTTTTTATTTCTCTGTCGTCACCATGACCACAGTGGGATTTGGAGATGTAACGCCGATCTCCGAAATGGGGCGCTTGCTCACAGTGCTGATGATTTTGACTGGAATTGCTTTAATTCCCTGGCAAATTGGTGACCTAATTAGGCGGCTGGTAAAAACTTCCACTCAAGTAGAAACTCAATGTTCTGGCTGTGGTTTAGCCCTACATGACCCCGATGCCCAGTTTTGCAAAATCTGTGGCACCAGCCTCAAGAAAACCTGA
- a CDS encoding CHASE2 domain-containing protein has product MKRQFRELGWRLLPGGITALVVASLTALEAWQPLEQIAYNTLFQLRGAIAWDSRVVVVGIDDRSLRELGTFPWARQHYIQLLSVLSKAEPNVIALNVVLTDQSPQDTQLAAAVQQQGRVVLAQAWNSTGEPLLPSPPLSRVAFEIGQVYKKQDSDGLTRKIDLQLQGVPTLGLATVQGYRLVQAPVNLPNLQQPFWINWPGSVRQLQHYSFVDVIRQRIPAQAFKDKIVVVGMTAAGLDSLPTPFDRNPPASGTHLHAAVISNLLQHNSLRLFPKSWLIWLFLLGGPGLSYVMTRWSTARQVGLWLGLCGAWAVAGLLLLHLGYLIPVVLPIILFSATVGTVLIEERLRENALLQHEVKQLWQAHHQDIVQDFVQDTVAHASITTNAKSPNWHTAHQPASMQPVAQLALLAEQFGRSQSAQAAIARSLSIGLLAADLDGLVWFCNPGAAKWLGIQVGDRLHAQLIPQWLSQEQWQVDLQLLRQQQAVTPHELQQDGTWFELKLEPLLYGNAETQVEQKSPALDGLLLVLEDITARKQIEENLSQQMQELQRMSLLKDDFLSTVSHELRSPMANMKMAIYMLKIARTEEQEEHYFRILQAECDREISLINDLLDLQRLEAAAKPFNPETIDIDDWLPRLVEPFEERASNRQQTIQVQISSGLPLLVTDQPSLERVVAELLNNACKYTPPGGEISAIARFESPYIELSVSNSGSEIPEVELPRIFEKFYRIPRNDRWKQGGTGLGLALVKKLVEHVGGKIRVTSSTEQTTFTISLPTQFSPPDL; this is encoded by the coding sequence ATGAAGCGGCAGTTCCGGGAGTTAGGATGGCGACTGCTTCCAGGGGGAATCACAGCATTAGTGGTTGCCAGCTTGACTGCGTTAGAGGCTTGGCAGCCATTAGAACAGATTGCCTACAATACGCTGTTTCAACTGCGGGGTGCGATCGCTTGGGACTCCAGAGTGGTCGTGGTGGGGATTGATGACCGGAGTCTGCGAGAACTAGGGACATTTCCTTGGGCGCGGCAGCACTATATTCAACTGCTCAGTGTTCTAAGCAAAGCTGAGCCGAATGTGATTGCCTTAAATGTGGTCTTGACCGATCAAAGTCCACAAGATACCCAATTGGCAGCAGCAGTGCAGCAGCAAGGGCGTGTGGTTTTAGCTCAAGCCTGGAACAGTACTGGAGAGCCGTTGTTACCCAGCCCCCCCTTGAGCAGAGTGGCTTTTGAGATTGGTCAAGTCTACAAGAAACAAGATTCTGACGGTCTAACTCGCAAAATTGACTTGCAGTTGCAAGGAGTTCCTACTTTGGGCTTGGCGACGGTTCAGGGTTACAGACTCGTTCAAGCCCCAGTAAATCTGCCCAACCTGCAACAACCTTTTTGGATCAACTGGCCTGGGTCTGTGCGCCAGCTCCAACATTACTCTTTTGTAGATGTGATACGGCAGCGCATTCCTGCTCAAGCTTTTAAGGACAAAATTGTGGTGGTGGGAATGACAGCAGCGGGGCTTGATTCACTGCCCACCCCTTTCGATCGCAATCCTCCAGCCAGTGGCACACATCTACATGCGGCTGTGATTAGCAATCTGCTCCAGCACAACTCCTTGCGGCTGTTTCCCAAATCCTGGCTAATTTGGCTATTCTTGCTGGGTGGCCCTGGCTTGAGCTATGTGATGACCCGTTGGTCTACAGCGCGACAAGTGGGCTTGTGGCTGGGGTTATGTGGTGCTTGGGCTGTGGCTGGCTTGCTGCTGCTGCACCTGGGTTATTTAATCCCTGTGGTGTTGCCCATTATTCTCTTTAGCGCCACAGTTGGCACTGTCTTGATTGAGGAGCGATTGCGCGAAAATGCTTTGCTCCAGCATGAAGTGAAACAGCTTTGGCAAGCTCACCATCAAGACATCGTGCAAGACTTTGTGCAAGATACCGTAGCTCACGCCTCTATCACGACTAACGCCAAATCACCGAACTGGCATACAGCTCATCAGCCCGCTTCCATGCAGCCTGTGGCTCAGTTAGCCTTGCTGGCAGAACAATTTGGCCGATCGCAGTCAGCCCAAGCCGCGATCGCTCGGAGTCTTTCCATTGGTCTCTTGGCTGCTGATCTTGATGGACTGGTATGGTTCTGCAATCCAGGGGCTGCGAAATGGCTGGGGATTCAAGTGGGCGATCGCCTCCACGCTCAACTGATTCCCCAGTGGTTGAGCCAAGAACAGTGGCAGGTAGACTTACAGTTGTTAAGGCAACAGCAGGCAGTCACTCCCCATGAATTGCAGCAAGATGGCACCTGGTTTGAACTCAAGCTAGAACCTCTGCTGTACGGCAATGCCGAAACCCAAGTCGAGCAAAAATCTCCTGCATTAGATGGTTTGCTGCTAGTTCTAGAGGACATTACGGCGAGGAAGCAGATTGAAGAAAACCTGAGTCAGCAAATGCAAGAACTACAGCGCATGAGCTTGCTGAAAGATGACTTTTTAAGCACTGTTTCTCATGAGCTTCGCAGCCCGATGGCGAATATGAAAATGGCTATCTACATGCTCAAAATTGCTAGAACGGAGGAGCAAGAGGAGCATTATTTTAGAATTTTGCAAGCGGAATGCGATCGCGAAATTAGCTTAATTAATGACTTATTAGATTTGCAACGTTTAGAAGCCGCCGCCAAGCCGTTTAATCCAGAAACTATTGATATTGATGATTGGCTACCTCGACTTGTGGAGCCATTTGAAGAGCGGGCTAGCAATCGTCAGCAAACCATTCAAGTGCAAATTTCTTCAGGGTTGCCACTATTAGTGACTGATCAACCGAGCTTAGAAAGAGTGGTGGCGGAGTTGCTGAATAATGCTTGCAAATACACGCCTCCAGGTGGCGAAATTAGTGCGATCGCTCGCTTTGAGTCTCCCTATATAGAATTAAGTGTGAGTAATTCTGGCTCAGAAATTCCTGAAGTAGAATTGCCTCGCATTTTTGAGAAGTTTTATCGAATTCCTCGCAACGATCGCTGGAAACAAGGCGGGACTGGCTTAGGTTTAGCTTTAGTCAAAAAACTGGTGGAACATGTGGGAGGAAAGATTCGAGTGACGAGCAGTACTGAACAAACCACCTTTACAATTTCGCTACCCACCCAATTCTCTCCGCCTGATCTTTGA
- a CDS encoding fasciclin domain-containing protein, with translation MVLKPLHRPPHLLTPAAPVAPATTEAPAEASSGTTITAVAASNDSFKILTAALQAADLTSTLSGEGPFTVFAPTDAAFAKLPAGTLEALLKPENKETLVKILTYHVVPGEVTSSQLKSGEVTTVEGSPVTVNVDGGGVMVNKATVVQPDIQASNGVIHVVDTVILPPTL, from the coding sequence GTGGTGCTCAAGCCTCTCCATCGACCTCCACACCTGCTTACACCTGCGGCACCTGTTGCCCCCGCTACCACAGAAGCCCCGGCAGAAGCCTCTTCTGGCACCACGATTACCGCAGTTGCCGCTTCTAACGATTCTTTCAAAATTCTCACCGCTGCTCTGCAAGCTGCGGATTTAACGAGCACACTCTCTGGTGAAGGGCCTTTCACCGTTTTTGCGCCAACAGATGCTGCCTTTGCAAAATTGCCTGCTGGAACCTTGGAAGCATTGCTGAAGCCAGAAAATAAAGAGACTTTAGTGAAAATCCTGACCTATCACGTTGTCCCTGGTGAAGTGACCTCAAGCCAACTCAAATCTGGCGAAGTTACAACTGTGGAAGGCAGCCCTGTGACAGTGAATGTCGATGGCGGGGGAGTTATGGTCAACAAGGCTACTGTGGTTCAGCCAGATATTCAGGCCAGCAATGGCGTTATTCACGTGGTGGATACAGTTATTTTGCCTCCGACCCTATAA
- the rsmI gene encoding 16S rRNA (cytidine(1402)-2'-O)-methyltransferase: MEIKAGTLYIVGTPIGNLEDMTFRAIQVLKEVSAIAAEDTRHTGKLLQHFQIKTPQISYHDHNRLSRLPEMISRLQQGQAIALVTDAGMPGISDPGYELVKACAEEGLPVVPIPGPSAAITALSASGLPSDRFVFEGFLPPKGSDRRTRLEALKPESRTLIFYEAPHRLQQTLQDFADTFGGDREIALGRELTKLHEEIWRGTIAEAIAYYSNREAHGEFTLVVMGAEPTELVLTEDALKAELQVLMGQGISRSQASRQLAQQTALPRRQLYQLALTISDPTE, from the coding sequence ATGGAAATCAAAGCTGGCACTCTCTACATCGTTGGGACACCCATTGGCAATCTGGAGGACATGACCTTCCGGGCAATTCAGGTGCTAAAAGAAGTCAGCGCGATCGCGGCTGAAGACACGCGCCACACCGGAAAACTGCTCCAGCACTTTCAAATCAAAACGCCACAAATTAGTTATCACGACCACAATCGCCTCAGCCGTCTCCCAGAGATGATCAGTCGGTTACAGCAAGGCCAAGCGATCGCCCTCGTCACGGATGCAGGGATGCCCGGAATTTCTGACCCTGGTTATGAATTGGTGAAAGCTTGCGCGGAGGAGGGGTTGCCAGTGGTGCCCATTCCTGGCCCCAGTGCCGCCATTACCGCGTTGAGCGCTTCTGGCCTACCCAGCGATCGCTTTGTGTTTGAAGGTTTTTTACCCCCCAAAGGCTCAGACCGTCGCACCCGCTTAGAAGCCTTAAAGCCAGAATCTCGGACGCTGATTTTTTATGAAGCGCCTCATCGTTTGCAACAAACCCTCCAGGATTTTGCAGATACCTTCGGCGGCGATCGCGAGATTGCTTTAGGTCGAGAATTAACCAAGCTCCACGAAGAAATTTGGCGCGGCACGATTGCCGAGGCGATCGCTTACTACAGCAACCGTGAAGCTCACGGAGAATTTACGCTAGTGGTCATGGGTGCAGAACCGACAGAACTGGTACTGACCGAAGACGCATTGAAAGCAGAGTTGCAAGTGCTGATGGGGCAGGGGATTTCGCGATCGCAAGCCAGTCGCCAACTGGCTCAACAAACTGCTTTACCCCGCCGCCAACTGTACCAACTAGCGCTCACCATTTCAGATCCGACGGAGTAA